A genomic stretch from Sphingobacterium sp. ML3W includes:
- a CDS encoding SRPBCC domain-containing protein gives MEKKTKIHAEEGKQEILITREFHLPLTLLFKAYEQPEIFEQWMGTKVLKWENKKHGSYAFETSHDNHVVFKANGTIHEFIPNEKITRTFEMEDSPFPVQLEYLSFEKLTDNSSKLLMHIVFQSVGFRDQLLQMPFAQGINIAHNRLQEIAIKFT, from the coding sequence ATGGAAAAGAAAACAAAAATCCATGCCGAAGAGGGTAAACAGGAGATTTTGATCACCAGAGAATTTCACTTACCGCTAACACTGTTATTCAAAGCATATGAACAACCTGAAATCTTTGAACAATGGATGGGAACCAAGGTTTTAAAATGGGAAAATAAAAAGCATGGTTCTTATGCCTTCGAAACTTCCCACGACAACCATGTTGTATTTAAAGCGAACGGAACAATACACGAATTTATTCCCAATGAGAAAATCACAAGAACATTCGAAATGGAAGACAGCCCCTTTCCGGTACAATTGGAATATCTGAGCTTCGAAAAACTAACCGACAATAGCAGCAAACTTCTCATGCACATTGTATTTCAATCTGTCGGATTCCGCGATCAGCTTCTTCAGATGCCCTTTGCTCAAGGCATCAATATCGCACATAACAGGCTTCAGGAAATCGCAATCAAATTTACCTAA
- a CDS encoding metalloregulator ArsR/SmtB family transcription factor, producing the protein MNLRRDVFQAIADPTRRAILLLLASQAMTAGAIAANFNTARPTVSKHLQILSECELLKSEQNGREIYYQLNPSKLKEIADFIEPFRDMWDVRFNKLEEIMKNYKDK; encoded by the coding sequence TTTTCAAGCTATTGCCGATCCAACCAGAAGAGCTATACTTCTTCTTCTGGCTTCACAAGCTATGACTGCAGGAGCTATCGCTGCAAACTTTAATACCGCAAGACCAACAGTCTCTAAGCACCTGCAGATTCTAAGCGAATGTGAGCTACTGAAATCCGAGCAAAATGGCCGTGAAATTTACTATCAGCTCAATCCATCAAAATTGAAAGAAATAGCTGATTTTATTGAACCTTTCCGCGACATGTGGGATGTGCGATTTAACAAATTGGAAGAAATTATGAAAAATTATAAAGACAAATAA
- a CDS encoding YdeI/OmpD-associated family protein: MNLKAQHFFENSKKWNEEFNLLREIVVENQSLVEDYKWMHPCYTFEGKNVVLIHGFKDYCALLFHKGALLKDKKQLLIQQTENVQSGRQLRFTHIEQIANLRETIVNYIQEAVAIEKSGAKVNMRKTEDYPVPEEFAKALNEDKEFQNAFLSLTPGRQKGYLFYFNQAKQAKTREARIEKYYQHILEGKGIDD; encoded by the coding sequence ATGAACCTAAAAGCACAACATTTCTTCGAGAATTCAAAAAAATGGAACGAAGAATTCAATTTATTACGGGAAATTGTCGTAGAAAACCAATCGCTCGTAGAGGATTACAAATGGATGCACCCCTGTTATACCTTTGAAGGGAAAAATGTTGTCTTGATCCACGGATTTAAAGATTACTGTGCCTTATTATTTCACAAAGGCGCCCTACTAAAAGACAAAAAACAGCTATTAATTCAACAGACTGAAAACGTCCAGTCAGGCAGACAACTCAGATTTACACATATCGAACAAATTGCAAACCTAAGGGAGACCATCGTAAATTATATCCAGGAGGCTGTGGCGATTGAAAAGTCTGGTGCAAAAGTCAACATGCGAAAAACGGAAGACTACCCCGTTCCCGAAGAATTCGCGAAAGCCTTAAATGAGGATAAGGAATTCCAAAATGCATTTCTATCCCTAACTCCTGGTCGTCAAAAAGGATATCTATTTTATTTCAATCAGGCAAAACAGGCAAAAACTCGTGAAGCAAGGATTGAAAAATATTATCAGCATATTTTGGAGGGAAAAGGTATAGATGACTAA
- a CDS encoding sulfatase: protein MNKKLFLFICSLLPFITQAQQKIDNKTRPNIIFILTDDFTAQAWGVYGGILKDIVKNPNIDSLAKQGAILNNAFCTNSICTPSRAAILTGQYSNKNQVYTLDDALDPNRANIAKDLQHAGYQTAVFGKWHLKKKPSGFDDFKVLPGHGVYHNPTYLSKDNWNDNEEAGTPYKGYVDDITTQLSLDWLSQRNPDKPFFLMCHYKATHEPFDFADRFKDLYQGIEFPYPATFLDSGATTTGRTFEGQPLEELGNRYEQASTGPFWTSYPDLPFSTKGMSALDARKKIYQKLMKDYLRCVAGVDDNLGKIMRYLKTAKIDENTVIILASDQGYFLGEHNFMDKRLMYEESLRMPFVIRYPREIRAGSIIDDMILNIDFAALFADYAGIKKPAYIQGESFRKNLAGHKPNNWRKSMYYRYWQHAPIRPAHLGVRDERYKLIYFYGQPLEMTGSDKKTTAPAWEFYDLQKDPMETHNAINDKRYVKDISRLKKKLIKLKTQAGDSDVNRPSFQQQLINENLVKK, encoded by the coding sequence ATGAATAAAAAACTATTTTTGTTTATCTGTAGCTTACTACCATTTATAACACAAGCCCAGCAGAAAATCGACAACAAAACTCGCCCAAACATTATCTTTATTTTAACTGACGACTTCACTGCGCAAGCTTGGGGTGTTTATGGTGGAATTTTAAAAGATATTGTAAAGAATCCAAACATTGATAGTCTTGCCAAACAGGGTGCGATACTCAACAACGCATTCTGTACAAATTCCATCTGCACACCTAGCCGAGCAGCCATTCTTACAGGGCAATACAGTAATAAAAACCAAGTTTATACCCTAGATGATGCACTGGATCCAAACAGAGCGAATATCGCCAAAGACCTACAGCATGCTGGCTATCAAACGGCTGTTTTCGGGAAATGGCATCTTAAAAAGAAACCTTCAGGATTTGATGATTTTAAGGTATTGCCAGGACATGGAGTTTATCATAATCCAACATACCTTTCCAAAGATAATTGGAATGACAATGAAGAGGCTGGCACGCCATACAAAGGTTATGTAGATGATATTACAACACAGCTGAGCCTTGACTGGTTGTCCCAGCGCAATCCTGACAAACCATTCTTTTTGATGTGTCATTACAAAGCAACCCATGAACCTTTTGACTTCGCAGACAGATTCAAGGACTTGTATCAGGGTATTGAATTCCCCTATCCTGCAACTTTTCTGGATTCCGGCGCAACGACAACCGGACGGACCTTTGAAGGCCAGCCGCTCGAAGAGCTCGGCAACCGTTACGAACAAGCGTCCACAGGCCCCTTCTGGACTTCCTACCCCGATCTTCCCTTCTCTACCAAAGGCATGAGTGCACTCGACGCCCGCAAAAAAATCTATCAAAAACTCATGAAGGATTATTTGCGTTGTGTCGCAGGTGTAGATGATAATCTTGGAAAAATTATGCGTTATCTGAAAACAGCCAAAATTGACGAAAACACGGTGATCATCCTTGCGTCCGACCAAGGGTATTTTCTGGGGGAACATAATTTTATGGACAAACGTCTGATGTATGAAGAATCGCTACGCATGCCCTTTGTGATCCGCTACCCAAGGGAAATTAGGGCAGGTAGTATAATTGATGATATGATCCTTAATATTGACTTTGCAGCGCTATTTGCAGACTATGCCGGCATAAAAAAACCTGCGTATATACAGGGAGAGAGTTTTCGCAAAAACCTAGCGGGCCACAAACCAAACAATTGGCGTAAATCTATGTATTACCGATATTGGCAACATGCTCCTATACGCCCGGCTCATCTTGGTGTGCGTGACGAACGCTACAAACTCATCTATTTTTATGGACAACCATTGGAAATGACAGGCAGTGATAAAAAAACTACAGCGCCAGCTTGGGAATTTTATGACCTACAAAAAGATCCTATGGAAACACATAATGCGATCAATGACAAGCGATACGTAAAAGACATTAGTCGATTAAAAAAGAAACTCATTAAACTTAAAACCCAAGCTGGAGACAGCGATGTAAACCGTCCTTCTTTCCAGCAGCAATTAATCAATGAAAATTTAGTAAAAAAATAA
- the trpS gene encoding tryptophan--tRNA ligase has protein sequence METVVSGIRSTGKLHLGNYYGALSNFVKMQNEYNCFFFIADLHSLTTHPTPHGLQGTVRQVIVEYLAAGIDPEKSTIYVQSDVPEVAELYLYMNMNAYLGELERATAFKDKVRSNPDNVNAGLLTYPVLMACDILIHHGTKVPVGKDQEQHLEMTRTFGNRFNRLYNVDYFKEAFAFSYSDKLVKIPGLAGQGKMGKSNGEADCIYLSDSADAIRKKVMRAVSDSGPTEMNQPKPEAIQNLFDLMKVVSTSDTLQHFDELYNKCEIRYGDFKKQLAEDMVLATNDVRLRIEDISNDDDYIAKVAKLGAEKASESARKTLKEVREIIGIKRFY, from the coding sequence ATGGAAACAGTTGTTAGTGGTATCAGAAGTACCGGAAAATTACATTTAGGAAATTACTATGGCGCATTGAGCAATTTTGTGAAAATGCAAAATGAATATAATTGCTTTTTTTTTATTGCGGATCTGCATTCTTTGACGACACACCCTACACCACATGGTCTTCAGGGAACTGTACGTCAAGTTATCGTTGAATATTTAGCTGCGGGTATAGACCCCGAAAAATCAACTATTTACGTACAGTCTGACGTCCCTGAAGTTGCAGAGCTTTACCTATACATGAATATGAACGCCTACTTAGGCGAACTTGAGCGAGCAACAGCATTTAAAGATAAAGTACGCAGCAACCCCGACAATGTCAATGCTGGCTTGCTAACCTACCCTGTCTTAATGGCTTGTGACATTCTGATCCACCACGGAACTAAAGTTCCTGTTGGAAAAGACCAAGAACAACATCTGGAAATGACACGTACATTTGGCAATCGCTTTAATCGTCTATATAATGTAGATTATTTTAAAGAAGCTTTTGCTTTCTCCTACTCGGACAAATTGGTTAAAATACCTGGATTGGCAGGTCAAGGTAAAATGGGTAAATCCAATGGTGAGGCTGATTGCATCTATCTTTCGGATTCTGCTGATGCCATTCGTAAAAAAGTAATGCGTGCCGTTTCTGATTCAGGTCCAACTGAAATGAACCAACCGAAACCCGAAGCGATCCAAAACCTATTCGATCTAATGAAAGTGGTTTCGACATCCGATACATTACAGCACTTTGACGAACTTTACAATAAATGTGAGATCCGTTATGGAGATTTCAAAAAGCAGTTGGCAGAAGATATGGTATTGGCTACAAATGATGTACGTCTTCGTATTGAAGATATATCGAACGATGATGATTATATTGCTAAAGTTGCAAAATTGGGAGCCGAGAAAGCCAGTGAATCTGCACGCAAGACACTGAAAGAAGTTCGTGAGATTATTGGTATCAAGAGATTTTATTAA
- the mazG gene encoding nucleoside triphosphate pyrophosphohydrolase, producing MANLAAPAYQHTPQLAFQRLLDVLYTLRLECPWDKKQTMESLRHLTIEELYELTDAILEQDYPEIKKELGDVLMHLLFYARIAEEEGHFNIVDVLNAICDKLITRHPHIYAGANAHTEDQVKSNWEAIKLQEGNKSVLAGVPKGLPALVKAYRIQDKVRGVGFDWEDKRQVWEKVEEELAEFKTEFNIETSEAIDREKAEAEFGDLLFSLINYARHIGINPENALERTNKKFINRFTYLEQKAAENKQQLQDMSLEEMDVYWNEAKKLKK from the coding sequence ATGGCAAATCTAGCAGCTCCGGCTTATCAGCACACCCCTCAACTAGCATTCCAACGTTTACTCGATGTCTTGTATACCTTAAGGCTTGAATGCCCTTGGGACAAGAAACAAACCATGGAATCTTTGCGTCACCTGACGATAGAAGAGCTATATGAGTTGACAGATGCTATCCTAGAACAGGATTATCCAGAAATAAAAAAGGAACTTGGTGATGTTCTGATGCATCTCCTATTCTACGCCCGTATTGCGGAAGAAGAAGGACATTTTAATATTGTTGATGTACTAAATGCAATCTGTGACAAGCTAATTACCCGCCATCCCCATATCTATGCTGGCGCAAATGCGCATACTGAAGATCAAGTGAAATCCAACTGGGAAGCTATCAAGCTTCAAGAGGGCAATAAATCCGTCCTTGCAGGTGTTCCAAAAGGACTACCGGCTCTGGTCAAAGCCTACCGTATTCAAGATAAAGTAAGAGGTGTTGGTTTTGACTGGGAAGACAAAAGACAAGTATGGGAAAAAGTTGAGGAAGAGCTTGCTGAATTTAAAACTGAATTCAATATTGAAACCTCCGAAGCCATTGACCGTGAAAAAGCAGAGGCTGAATTTGGGGACCTATTATTCTCGCTCATAAATTATGCAAGGCATATTGGTATCAATCCAGAAAATGCCCTGGAACGTACCAATAAGAAATTCATCAACAGGTTTACCTATTTGGAGCAAAAAGCTGCGGAAAACAAGCAACAATTACAGGATATGAGCCTCGAAGAAATGGATGTTTATTGGAATGAAGCAAAAAAACTAAAAAAATAA